The following is a genomic window from Hallerella porci.
CCGAAATCTCGGAATCGGTCGGCGTTGGCATTCGCGCGTTTCAAGGAAATCATCCGGGTTATGCTTACACGGAGCGCTTAACCGAAAAAGCGTTAAAGCAAACTTTGAAAGATGCGCTTTCGCATACGGCATTTACCAAAGAATTAAAACTGGAATTGCCGCATCCCGAAAATCATCCGTTAAGAAAAATTGATTACAATCCCGATTTAAAAAATGTCACGCTTTCGCAGATGGCAGAAATTTCCATCGACATTGAAAAACGCTGCTTTGAAAAATCATCGGATGTAAAAAATGTGCCGTATCTCGGCTGCCAAAAATCCGAAGGACTGATTGTTTTTGCGAATTCAAACGGCGTTCGTTTTGAACGCAAAGATAACGGCATTAGCGCAGGCGTCGGAGTCGTCGCCGAACGGAATGGCTCCAAAAAAATCGGCGGATACGATCAACTCGAAATGAAATTCGAAGATCTTTCCGCAGAAAAAATTGCGACGAAATCTGTCGAGTATGCGCGCGAACTTTTGGAACCATCAAAAATTGAATCCGGAAAAATGCCCGTGATTCTTTCGGAACGCGTCGCGGGCCAAGTCTTTGGTATGTATGCGTCATCCTTTGTCGCAGAACAAGTGCAAAAAGGACAATCGCGGATGCAAGGAAAACTCGGCAAAAAAGTGGCGGGAGCTGGGCTCACGTTGCTTTCGGATCCGACTCGCGAAGATTTGCCGGGAGTGAAAACTTACGATTCCGAAGGCACTTACGCCGATGTGGTGAATGTCATTCAAGATGGCGTTCTCTCGGATTTCTTGTACAATTTGGAAACGGCTGCAGTCGAAGGACGTAAAAGCAACGGCTGCGCTTTGCGTTCTTACGAAGGAAAAGTCGGTGCAGGATTTTCAAATCTCGTCATTCTTCCGGGCGAAAAATCTACTGCAGAACTTTTAAAAATGTTCCCGCGGTGTTTGCTCGTAGTAAAGCTCGAAGGCAATTCGGGCTGCAGTGCGGTAAGCGGTGAAATGAGCATCGGCGTGCAAGGCCTTTACGCGGAAAACGGACAAATCGTGCATCCCGTTGAAGGCGCAACTCTCAGCACAAACTTTATCGATTTACTCGAAAGTCTCGTCGCCATCGGAAGCGAATATCCCGATGATTATACGAGTTTAATGGTGCCGGCGCTCGCTTTCCCCGAAATTGCGGTTTCTAATTAAATGCATTTTTGACGTTCGGCGTGCAACCGAAAGGCGTGGAAATGCATCTAAATAATGAATTGAAAAGGTTGAATAATGAAAAATTTTTCTGCGGTTTTCGCTCTTCTTATCGGATGTATTTTCCTTTCTTCGTGTTCCTTGGAGGCGGCTCCCGCGGGAAATGCCAAAGGAAAACGCGGACTGGGCGCAGTTCCCAAAACTCTTCGTATTTCCGCTTATATTGCGAAGGCGGATTCAACTTCGGGTTTGTATTCCGCAGACGGACAACTGATTGCGAGCGACCAAGTAAATGTCGCTGCAGAAATGTCTGGAAAATTGGTAAAGTTGTACGCAAAAGATGGAATGAAAGTTTCAGCGGGAACTCTTCTTGCCAAAATTGAAGACGCCGAACTCAAAGCGAATTTGAAAAATGCTCAAGCGAATTTAGAACTCGCCAAAAAGAAAGCGGCGCGTTTGAAAACTCTTTATGAAAAAGATGGTGCAACTGCCGAAGAATTAGAATCCGTAGAAAGTGCCGTCGTCACCGCCGAAGCGAGTGTGGATTTAATTCAAGCGCAGCTGAAAAAGACCGAAATTCGTTCGCCGTTTGCGGGAATTTTAGGAACGGTTGATTTGTCCGAAGGCGCATGGCTTACCGCCGGCAGTAAAATCGCAACTCTTACGAACACGCAAGAACTCAAAGTGGAATTTGAATTGCCGCAGCGTTATTCGCAGAAATTAAAAATCGGCGATAAAGTGGAATTGCTCGATGCGGAACGCAATTTGAAAATCGCGGGCACGGTGCGTTTTATGGATGCGACATTATCGTCAACAAGTCGCACGCGCAAAGTCCGCGCAGTCGTTAAAAATGCGGGCGGAAAATATCTCGCGGGAACATATGT
Proteins encoded in this region:
- a CDS encoding TldD/PmbA family protein, whose product is MNISEAVEFLSQEAKKSATSFDIIGTHSKSEGVSVFQGKVQNTEISESVGVGIRAFQGNHPGYAYTERLTEKALKQTLKDALSHTAFTKELKLELPHPENHPLRKIDYNPDLKNVTLSQMAEISIDIEKRCFEKSSDVKNVPYLGCQKSEGLIVFANSNGVRFERKDNGISAGVGVVAERNGSKKIGGYDQLEMKFEDLSAEKIATKSVEYARELLEPSKIESGKMPVILSERVAGQVFGMYASSFVAEQVQKGQSRMQGKLGKKVAGAGLTLLSDPTREDLPGVKTYDSEGTYADVVNVIQDGVLSDFLYNLETAAVEGRKSNGCALRSYEGKVGAGFSNLVILPGEKSTAELLKMFPRCLLVVKLEGNSGCSAVSGEMSIGVQGLYAENGQIVHPVEGATLSTNFIDLLESLVAIGSEYPDDYTSLMVPALAFPEIAVSN
- a CDS encoding efflux RND transporter periplasmic adaptor subunit, producing the protein MKNFSAVFALLIGCIFLSSCSLEAAPAGNAKGKRGLGAVPKTLRISAYIAKADSTSGLYSADGQLIASDQVNVAAEMSGKLVKLYAKDGMKVSAGTLLAKIEDAELKANLKNAQANLELAKKKAARLKTLYEKDGATAEELESVESAVVTAEASVDLIQAQLKKTEIRSPFAGILGTVDLSEGAWLTAGSKIATLTNTQELKVEFELPQRYSQKLKIGDKVELLDAERNLKIAGTVRFMDATLSSTSRTRKVRAVVKNAGGKYLAGTYVRVELHFAGGEFSGIPIPAEALTLDANGAYVFLMQAGKAKKVYVKTGLRTPITVDVMQGIAEGDTVVVSGLMSVREGSSLEIKDIANSMNYGVHE